A region of Sulfurimonas sp. DNA encodes the following proteins:
- the murG gene encoding undecaprenyldiphospho-muramoylpentapeptide beta-N-acetylglucosaminyltransferase, with protein MKLCITGGGTGGHLMIAEALVIAAKKDGHEVIFVGSTKGQDKKYFENSTLFSEVYFLQTTGVVNQKGVGKIKALFKVFSAFIKSRTILKEHSIDAVYSVGGFSAAPASLASISMRMPLFIHEQNAVKGRLNSLLKPYAKRFISAYDEDSPIKGYPVKDVFYKSARVRQNLKTIIFLGGSHGAKAINDLALSVASTLNEKGIKIIHQAGESDYERVKKEYENLGISVKLYGFTTELTRLIQISDLAVSRAGASTLWELTTNGCPAFYVPYPHAASDHQYHNAKFIQEKELGWCERESEDLKDKFLAILDEPLEHKSRALIQYGKKDVALQMIRDVQKVNSDNLL; from the coding sequence ATGAAACTTTGCATTACAGGTGGTGGAACTGGTGGTCATCTTATGATAGCCGAAGCTCTTGTAATAGCGGCCAAAAAAGATGGGCATGAAGTAATTTTTGTAGGTTCAACTAAAGGACAAGATAAGAAATATTTTGAAAATTCTACTCTTTTTTCTGAAGTTTATTTTCTACAAACAACAGGAGTTGTAAATCAAAAAGGTGTTGGTAAAATAAAAGCACTTTTTAAAGTATTTAGTGCCTTTATAAAATCAAGAACTATTTTAAAAGAACATAGTATAGATGCTGTTTATAGTGTAGGTGGTTTTTCAGCTGCACCAGCATCACTAGCTAGTATTTCTATGAGAATGCCTCTTTTTATACATGAACAAAATGCTGTAAAAGGAAGGCTGAACTCACTTTTAAAACCTTATGCTAAGAGATTTATAAGCGCTTATGATGAGGACTCACCAATTAAAGGCTATCCCGTTAAAGATGTGTTTTATAAAAGTGCAAGAGTTAGACAAAATTTAAAAACAATTATATTTTTAGGTGGCTCACATGGAGCAAAAGCTATAAATGACTTAGCTTTAAGTGTAGCATCTACCCTTAACGAAAAAGGCATAAAAATTATTCATCAAGCAGGTGAGAGTGATTATGAGAGAGTTAAAAAAGAGTATGAAAATTTAGGAATTAGTGTAAAGCTTTATGGATTTACAACTGAGCTAACAAGATTGATTCAGATTTCTGACTTGGCAGTTAGTCGTGCAGGGGCGAGTACCCTATGGGAGCTTACAACAAATGGTTGTCCTGCTTTTTATGTGCCATATCCTCACGCTGCATCTGATCACCAATACCACAATGCAAAATTCATACAAGAAAAAGAACTTGGTTGGTGTGAAAGAGAAAGTGAAGATTTAAAAGATAAATTCTTAGCTATACTTGATGAACCATTAGAACATAAAAGTAGAGCCCTAATCCAGTATGGCAAAAAAGATGTGGCATTACAGATGATACGAGATGTCCAAAAAGTTAATTCTGATAATTTGCTATAA
- a CDS encoding FtsW/RodA/SpoVE family cell cycle protein, producing MADRKLFLLVSMLILISIVLTYSLSAYTTLLFGVSEFHFAIRQAFFGFMGVIIIWLLAQLDPDKWLAPIGFMLFIGSGILIIAMPFLSESLVSAVGGAKRWIKIFGFSLAPVEFFKVGFVYFLAWSFSRKLGHHAGMGIGAEFKRFIPYALVFVCAMFMIAFVQNDLGQVVVLGMTLLFMLMFAGSSFRFFFSLLFIALTFFLFFIFTAEHRITRIKSWWALAQNSVLELFPATIAEKLRVPTEIEPYQIGHSINAIHNGGMFGTGLGGGTFKLGFLSEVHTDFILAGLAEEFGFFGVLFVVILFMWILQRIFKIANRSKDTSIYLFSLGIGLLLSFAFIVNAYGISGITPIKGISVPFLSYGGSAMIAASIAIGMVLMASKKADLE from the coding sequence ATGGCTGATAGAAAATTATTCTTACTTGTATCTATGTTAATTTTAATTAGTATAGTTCTTACTTACTCTTTATCAGCATATACAACACTTCTTTTTGGAGTTAGTGAGTTTCATTTCGCTATAAGACAAGCTTTTTTTGGTTTTATGGGAGTTATAATAATTTGGTTATTAGCTCAACTTGATCCTGATAAATGGTTGGCACCTATTGGTTTTATGCTTTTTATAGGTTCAGGAATTTTAATAATAGCGATGCCTTTTTTATCAGAGTCTTTAGTCTCTGCTGTTGGTGGAGCAAAAAGATGGATAAAAATTTTTGGATTTTCCCTTGCTCCAGTTGAGTTTTTTAAAGTTGGTTTTGTTTATTTTTTAGCATGGAGTTTTTCAAGAAAATTAGGACACCATGCTGGCATGGGAATAGGAGCAGAGTTTAAGCGTTTTATTCCTTATGCACTTGTCTTTGTATGTGCTATGTTTATGATAGCTTTTGTTCAAAATGATTTAGGACAAGTTGTAGTTCTTGGCATGACACTTCTCTTTATGTTGATGTTTGCGGGGAGTAGTTTTAGATTTTTTTTCTCACTTCTTTTTATAGCTTTAACTTTTTTTCTGTTTTTTATTTTTACTGCAGAACATAGAATCACTCGTATAAAGTCATGGTGGGCGTTGGCTCAAAACAGTGTATTAGAACTTTTTCCAGCTACAATAGCAGAAAAATTAAGAGTTCCAACAGAGATAGAACCATATCAAATAGGACACTCAATAAATGCAATACACAATGGTGGAATGTTTGGTACAGGTTTGGGTGGAGGAACTTTTAAACTTGGCTTTTTAAGTGAGGTTCATACAGATTTTATTTTGGCAGGTTTAGCAGAAGAGTTTGGTTTTTTTGGCGTGTTATTTGTAGTTATTTTATTTATGTGGATACTACAAAGAATATTTAAAATTGCAAATCGTTCAAAAGATACAAGCATCTATCTATTCTCACTTGGTATAGGACTCTTACTATCTTTTGCTTTTATTGTAAATGCTTATGGTATTAGTGGAATCACCCCTATTAAAGGTATCTCGGTTCCATTTTTGAGTTATGGTGGTTCAGCGATGATTGCGGCATCTATTGCTATTGGTATGGTACTGATGGCATCTAAAAAAGCAGACTTAGAGTAG
- the mqnP gene encoding menaquinone biosynthesis prenyltransferase MqnP, whose protein sequence is MQKYINKLKDFNELVMFEHSIFSLPFIFIAMIVAADGWFGFWLLLMGVLAAVSARNFAMGVNRYADRDIDAQNPRTTSRPNVDGRLDSFSILIFIAVNAFVFIVVAYMINDLALYLSVPILFVLSSYSYFKRFSHLAHLILGISLGLAPIAGVVAVQASIPAWSVILSLGVIFWVAGFDLLYSLQDMDFDIDNKLHSIPSRYGSDATLFISALFHLLSVIFWALFVWVAGLGIFAFSAVILSAIMLSYEHYLVRKDFTTIDRAFFTVNGYLGIAFFIFIVLDKVFA, encoded by the coding sequence TTGCAAAAATATATAAATAAATTAAAAGATTTTAATGAACTTGTAATGTTCGAACACTCTATATTTTCTCTTCCCTTCATCTTTATTGCTATGATTGTAGCAGCAGATGGCTGGTTTGGGTTTTGGCTTTTACTGATGGGAGTTTTAGCTGCTGTTAGTGCTAGAAATTTTGCTATGGGTGTAAACCGTTATGCAGACAGAGATATAGATGCCCAAAATCCTAGAACAACTTCAAGACCAAATGTGGATGGAAGGTTAGATTCTTTTAGTATTTTAATATTTATAGCTGTAAACGCTTTTGTTTTTATAGTAGTTGCATATATGATAAATGATTTAGCACTCTACTTAAGTGTTCCCATCCTTTTTGTCCTTAGCTCTTATTCCTATTTTAAACGGTTTTCTCATTTAGCACATCTTATTCTTGGCATCTCTTTAGGTTTAGCTCCTATTGCTGGTGTAGTAGCAGTTCAAGCATCGATACCTGCTTGGTCAGTTATACTTAGTTTAGGTGTTATATTTTGGGTTGCTGGATTTGACTTACTTTATTCGCTTCAAGATATGGACTTTGATATAGATAATAAGTTACATTCTATTCCATCAAGATATGGCTCAGATGCAACTCTTTTTATCTCTGCATTATTCCACTTACTTAGTGTTATTTTTTGGGCTTTGTTTGTTTGGGTTGCAGGTCTTGGTATTTTTGCTTTTAGTGCAGTTATCTTAAGTGCGATTATGCTCTCTTATGAACACTACCTAGTTAGAAAAGATTTCACAACAATAGACCGTGCTTTTTTTACTGTAAATGGTTACTTAGGCATAGCATTTTTCATATTTATAGTTTTAGATAAGGTGTTTGCATGA
- the miaA gene encoding tRNA (adenosine(37)-N6)-dimethylallyltransferase MiaA — MKRLAIIGPTASGKTDLAIKIAKKMDSYILSIDSLSIYKEINIVSAKPSKQEMRGIKHFGIDVLKPNEHFSVDTLINIYQEVKKLCEFNNKNLIIVGGTSFYLKSLLSGLSTLPIIDEEIKNRVKFKLKNLKKSYDYLVKTDPLYMSNINSSDAYRIEKAMLIVEASGVCASEWFKLNPPKPIIKDLDIYNIEVQRDVLRERISKRTIQMIRLGLIDEVCLLEKKYTRFPNSMGAIGIVEVLEYVDGSASKEEMIQNISTHTAQLAKRQDTFNRTQFKNTTSANLDELRKLLT, encoded by the coding sequence ATGAAAAGATTAGCCATCATAGGACCAACAGCATCTGGAAAAACTGATTTAGCCATAAAAATTGCTAAAAAAATGGATTCTTATATACTCTCTATTGATTCTCTTAGCATCTATAAAGAGATAAATATCGTTTCTGCTAAACCTTCAAAACAAGAGATGCGTGGCATTAAGCATTTTGGTATTGATGTCTTAAAGCCTAATGAGCATTTCAGCGTTGATACTCTCATAAATATCTATCAAGAAGTGAAAAAATTATGTGAATTTAATAATAAAAATCTTATTATTGTAGGTGGCACATCTTTTTATTTAAAATCACTTTTAAGTGGACTTTCTACTCTCCCAATTATAGATGAAGAGATTAAAAATAGAGTTAAATTTAAGTTAAAAAATCTAAAAAAATCTTATGATTACTTAGTAAAAACTGACCCTTTATATATGTCAAATATAAATTCTTCCGATGCTTACAGAATTGAAAAGGCTATGCTTATCGTCGAAGCATCTGGCGTATGTGCAAGTGAATGGTTTAAACTAAATCCTCCAAAACCAATTATCAAAGATTTAGATATTTACAATATTGAAGTGCAAAGAGATGTTTTAAGAGAACGAATATCAAAAAGAACTATACAGATGATTCGTCTTGGTCTGATAGATGAAGTTTGTCTTTTAGAAAAAAAATACACAAGATTTCCAAATTCAATGGGAGCTATTGGTATTGTAGAAGTTTTAGAATATGTAGATGGTAGTGCTTCAAAAGAAGAGATGATTCAAAATATTTCTACCCATACTGCGCAACTAGCAAAAAGGCAGGATACTTTTAATCGTACTCAATTTAAAAACACAACTTCTGCAAACTTAGATGAGCTAAGAAAATTACTAACATGA
- a CDS encoding phospholipase D-like domain-containing protein — MKLFLIILLSISLYAQNSLYFFPKDSKKAKNDIEKLIKDSKRSIDIAMYNFGNKKLVKLLLKAKKRGVEVKVFYDKKDVNFKSIDANTLDKKLHTKIAIFDKRTVVFGSPNWTKKSFKNNYEVLYITDDKKLVSKFNNFFKSLN; from the coding sequence ATGAAGTTATTTTTAATCATATTGCTAAGCATAAGTCTATATGCTCAAAATTCTCTTTATTTTTTCCCAAAAGATTCAAAAAAAGCTAAAAATGATATTGAAAAACTTATAAAAGATTCAAAGCGTAGTATTGATATAGCTATGTATAATTTTGGAAATAAAAAACTTGTAAAATTGTTACTTAAAGCAAAAAAACGAGGTGTTGAAGTAAAAGTTTTTTATGATAAAAAAGATGTGAATTTTAAAAGTATAGATGCCAATACATTAGATAAAAAACTTCACACTAAGATAGCAATTTTTGATAAAAGAACAGTTGTTTTTGGAAGTCCAAACTGGACTAAAAAAAGTTTTAAAAATAATTATGAAGTTTTATATATTACAGATGACAAAAAGCTAGTCTCAAAATTCAACAATTTTTTCAAATCTCTAAACTAA
- a CDS encoding DUF7494 domain-containing protein, giving the protein MSRLMFSFYLFINLSSSLLFALDISLQGAKSDFQNYSTLHIKDKNKFLCQEIKNDFDEVSKIVCAFSKSPSKKFKPLQNDFFNIQTQIKKRTFFIIITPYKKMKLFPVVFNLSKNDDVYKANAKLANHWMIIGYNKKIPFMHKDEPSQMAINFPFFLKKDTFPYVGSLDMKGNPVHIKNVGDVSDYLKIKRYYNDKQYDKCLNLIENVMLEFPSSLFNAELLYYKIRVNAKLKNDDNVIASSKIYLREYSSYENVAEVLALSARSYALNGLNSQADYFFDRLFSEHKDSSFAKWGYIYKGDMLKEDGLLIKAVSFYKKALHDTSSIEIAANAAYELALYNIRNEHKKEANKYVAKIIKAKPDLFASKYKKSLDMIDLFVDAEEYFSAASIAQALVNNINSDDDMHESLLKNVGIWFAKTSQKQEALLALNKYFTKYPDGLYDSEVQVAKDSLFFDDNDANLSTKIDDYNELIATYADDSIGNRAVYEKAKLMSANTMFDDVLEFKDTLLNLDTASYPDTQKIVNEAALGAMEQALQKRKCKRVLTISSEYSISLSDKWDDGIYECAMKGADFLLAKKVTSKNLNSKDIDIRKKWLYRHIKVDFATGNYSEVVKASKELLVLIKDDKNSIYKDIYRVVFDTYQRLEKSEKMIDAIVRVQKVYGKSYKDIERYIAVMSVGSQSKDDNLVLQYGQEVMSIQKASDSYSQSPFVEFTIYQTYINKEDFNKALEVIKSLNTVKLSKNDRARQKYLLGSVYEKLWRGEEAQTAYQEAIDADPTSAWAKLAQGAKSD; this is encoded by the coding sequence TTGTCAAGACTAATGTTTTCTTTTTACTTATTTATAAATTTATCCTCATCACTACTTTTTGCCCTTGATATAAGCCTTCAAGGGGCAAAAAGTGATTTTCAAAACTATTCAACACTTCATATAAAAGATAAAAATAAGTTCTTGTGCCAAGAGATTAAAAATGATTTTGATGAAGTCTCAAAAATTGTTTGTGCTTTTTCAAAATCTCCAAGTAAAAAATTTAAACCACTTCAAAATGATTTTTTTAATATTCAAACGCAAATAAAGAAAAGAACTTTCTTTATAATTATAACTCCATACAAAAAAATGAAACTTTTTCCTGTTGTTTTCAATTTAAGTAAAAATGATGATGTGTATAAAGCTAATGCAAAATTAGCAAATCACTGGATGATAATAGGATACAATAAAAAAATTCCATTTATGCATAAAGATGAACCATCTCAAATGGCAATAAATTTTCCATTTTTTCTTAAAAAAGATACATTCCCGTATGTAGGAAGTTTAGATATGAAAGGTAATCCTGTTCATATTAAAAATGTAGGTGATGTTAGTGACTACTTAAAGATAAAGCGTTATTATAATGATAAACAGTATGATAAATGTTTAAATCTTATAGAAAATGTAATGCTTGAATTTCCTTCTTCACTTTTTAATGCAGAACTTTTGTATTATAAAATCAGAGTAAATGCAAAACTTAAAAATGATGATAATGTTATAGCTTCTTCAAAAATTTATTTAAGAGAATACTCCTCTTATGAGAATGTAGCAGAAGTTTTAGCACTATCTGCGAGATCTTATGCCTTAAATGGTTTAAATTCACAAGCAGATTATTTTTTTGATAGACTATTTAGCGAACATAAAGATTCTTCCTTCGCAAAATGGGGATATATTTATAAGGGTGATATGCTCAAAGAGGATGGTTTACTTATTAAAGCTGTATCATTTTACAAAAAAGCTTTACATGATACTAGTAGCATAGAAATTGCGGCAAATGCTGCTTATGAACTTGCTTTGTATAATATAAGAAATGAACACAAAAAAGAAGCAAATAAATATGTAGCAAAAATAATCAAAGCAAAACCAGATTTATTTGCTTCTAAATATAAAAAATCATTAGATATGATAGATTTATTTGTAGATGCTGAGGAGTATTTTAGTGCGGCATCTATTGCTCAAGCACTAGTAAATAATATAAATTCTGATGATGATATGCATGAAAGTTTACTAAAAAATGTAGGTATTTGGTTTGCAAAAACTTCTCAAAAACAAGAAGCTTTACTAGCTTTAAACAAATACTTTACAAAGTACCCTGATGGTTTATATGATAGTGAAGTTCAAGTTGCTAAAGACTCTTTGTTCTTTGATGATAATGATGCTAACTTAAGTACAAAAATAGATGATTATAATGAGTTAATAGCTACTTATGCTGATGATAGCATAGGAAATCGCGCTGTTTATGAAAAAGCAAAACTTATGTCAGCTAACACTATGTTTGATGATGTATTAGAATTTAAAGATACCTTGTTAAATTTAGATACTGCCTCATACCCTGATACACAAAAAATAGTTAACGAAGCGGCGTTGGGTGCAATGGAACAAGCTTTACAAAAAAGAAAATGTAAAAGAGTTTTAACGATATCCTCAGAGTACTCTATATCACTATCTGATAAATGGGATGATGGCATCTATGAGTGTGCTATGAAAGGTGCGGATTTTTTACTTGCTAAAAAAGTAACAAGTAAAAATCTAAATTCTAAAGATATAGATATAAGAAAAAAATGGCTTTATAGACATATTAAAGTTGATTTTGCAACAGGAAATTACAGTGAAGTTGTAAAAGCATCTAAAGAGTTATTAGTTTTAATAAAAGATGATAAAAATTCAATATATAAAGATATATATAGAGTAGTTTTTGATACATACCAGCGACTTGAAAAAAGTGAAAAAATGATAGATGCCATAGTTAGAGTTCAAAAAGTATATGGCAAAAGTTACAAAGATATAGAGCGATACATAGCAGTCATGAGTGTTGGTAGTCAAAGTAAAGATGATAATTTAGTTTTACAATATGGACAAGAAGTTATGAGTATTCAAAAAGCATCTGATTCTTACTCTCAAAGTCCATTTGTAGAGTTTACTATATATCAAACATACATAAATAAAGAGGACTTTAACAAAGCACTAGAGGTCATAAAATCACTAAACACTGTGAAATTAAGTAAAAATGATAGAGCAAGACAAAAGTATCTTTTAGGAAGTGTATATGAAAAACTATGGAGAGGTGAAGAGGCACAAACTGCTTATCAAGAAGCTATAGATGCTGATCCAACTTCTGCTTGGGCAAAACTAGCACAAGGTGCTAAATCAGATTAG
- the nuoN gene encoding NADH-quinone oxidoreductase subunit NuoN, producing the protein MLAPVNISLESLNLMTLAPMLIPIIGALLILVIDIIKGGLDKTLFVMISLLFLLIDMGAILESAGIFATDGTVMGVFDVMLIDGLAIISQLIIVGASLLFIPLALTHKRFHEFSYPEFFALFLFMLSGFQFMVATDNLILIFVGLETASLALYTLIAMHNRDKSFEAAVKYFTMGALSAGFFSFGSMVFYALTGSIEINQISAVLAANGYVDIGFVLVGTVFLLAALGFKLSLVPFHTWAPDVYEGASAAMAGFISIVPKIAVFVVTMRIFEFLIHSGVVWLEIILYIIIVITMTFANIWALVQTDVKRMLAYSSISHAGFVMAAILIGTTQSNSALFLYWILFSFTNLGAFSMLWISRQKHLPVHQSSDHSFNKFAGMIQTSPMAAIIMGLFMLSLAGLPPFALFWGKIYMISSAVTGGYTVLALIMALNSAIAGYYYLKLIVFMFMKDPVINKDGSVFVSNATLPLKAIIGFAVVGTIFAFIIVNPVLEFVTALVYKSGY; encoded by the coding sequence ATGTTAGCGCCAGTAAATATTTCACTAGAGTCGTTAAACTTAATGACTCTTGCACCAATGCTTATCCCAATTATTGGTGCCTTATTAATTTTAGTCATTGATATTATTAAAGGTGGACTTGATAAGACTTTATTTGTAATGATAAGTCTTCTTTTCCTTTTAATAGATATGGGAGCTATTTTAGAATCAGCAGGAATTTTTGCTACTGATGGGACTGTTATGGGTGTTTTTGATGTTATGCTCATAGATGGATTAGCAATCATTTCTCAGTTAATAATTGTCGGGGCATCTTTGTTATTTATTCCATTAGCATTAACACATAAAAGATTTCACGAATTCTCTTATCCAGAATTTTTTGCACTTTTCTTATTTATGCTTAGTGGCTTTCAATTTATGGTTGCAACAGATAATTTAATCTTAATTTTTGTAGGTCTTGAAACAGCATCTTTAGCTCTTTATACTTTAATAGCTATGCATAATCGTGACAAATCATTTGAAGCAGCAGTTAAGTATTTTACGATGGGTGCATTATCTGCAGGTTTTTTTAGTTTTGGTTCAATGGTATTTTATGCTTTAACAGGCTCAATCGAGATAAATCAAATTTCTGCTGTTTTAGCAGCTAATGGTTATGTTGATATAGGTTTTGTTCTTGTAGGAACCGTATTTTTATTGGCAGCTTTAGGCTTTAAACTATCTCTTGTCCCATTTCATACTTGGGCGCCTGATGTTTATGAAGGGGCGAGTGCAGCAATGGCTGGATTTATATCAATTGTTCCTAAAATTGCAGTTTTTGTAGTTACGATGAGAATTTTTGAATTTTTAATCCATAGTGGGGTAGTTTGGTTAGAAATAATACTATATATCATCATAGTTATTACTATGACTTTTGCAAATATTTGGGCATTGGTTCAAACAGATGTTAAAAGAATGTTGGCATATAGTTCAATCTCACATGCAGGTTTTGTAATGGCAGCTATCTTAATAGGAACAACACAATCAAATAGTGCTTTGTTTTTATACTGGATTTTATTTAGTTTTACTAACCTTGGTGCTTTTAGTATGTTATGGATTTCTCGCCAAAAACATCTTCCTGTTCATCAAAGTTCAGACCACAGTTTTAATAAGTTTGCAGGGATGATACAAACATCACCAATGGCAGCCATTATTATGGGTCTATTTATGCTTTCTTTAGCAGGGTTACCACCATTTGCATTATTTTGGGGTAAGATTTATATGATAAGTTCAGCAGTTACAGGTGGTTATACAGTTTTAGCACTTATAATGGCACTAAACTCTGCAATTGCAGGGTATTACTACTTAAAACTTATAGTATTTATGTTTATGAAAGACCCTGTTATAAATAAAGATGGAAGTGTATTTGTTTCAAATGCAACTCTTCCTTTAAAAGCTATCATTGGTTTTGCAGTAGTGGGAACTATATTTGCTTTTATTATTGTAAATCCAGTATTAGAGTTTGTTACTGCACTTGTATATAAAAGTGGGTATTAA
- a CDS encoding NADH-quinone oxidoreductase subunit M, with amino-acid sequence MLDNILSILIFFPAVAGIFGFAVAKDSMRAYGTAVAFIEFALSLLLWFNFDPNASGMQFMEQFPLVPAFGINYILGVDGISLFIVVLAAFFTFIGIASLSDTKNVKYLIITLLFLQMTMVGVFLALDAIVFYLFWELSLVPMLYIIGAWGGPRRIYASVKFFLYTFTGSLVMLVGMLFMAYFYNQVTGVWSFAILDWYRLVLPETFQLWLFVAFFFGFAIKVPMFPFHTWLPYAHGQAPTIGSVILAAILLKMGTYAFIRFSLPLFPDASVFFMFPIAILAIIMIVYTAMVAYAQEDIKQVVAYSSVSHMGVIILGTFALNVEGISGSIFLMIGHGIVSGALFLLVGVIYDRRHTKMMRDFGGLAHVMPRYATIFGIMLMASVGLPLTINFVGEFLSLLGFYQQSHILTLLAGIAIIVGAIYMLAAYKKIFFGEVKNEKNKNLPDVNKRELIALIPLVIITIWLGIYPKPVLGPISNSVESIVQLMHDKAITDEAKKRIPNIVSEIQITRTSTKEVH; translated from the coding sequence ATGTTAGATAATATTTTATCAATTTTAATTTTCTTTCCAGCAGTAGCAGGTATATTTGGATTTGCAGTTGCAAAAGATAGTATGCGTGCATACGGTACAGCAGTTGCTTTTATAGAGTTTGCTCTTTCTTTGTTACTTTGGTTTAATTTTGATCCAAATGCATCAGGTATGCAATTTATGGAACAATTTCCTTTAGTTCCTGCTTTTGGAATCAACTATATCTTAGGTGTAGATGGAATTTCTTTATTTATTGTAGTGTTAGCAGCATTTTTTACATTTATAGGTATCGCATCTCTTAGTGATACAAAAAATGTAAAGTACCTTATTATTACGCTTCTGTTTTTACAGATGACTATGGTAGGAGTGTTTTTAGCTCTAGATGCAATAGTGTTTTATCTATTTTGGGAACTTTCTCTTGTTCCAATGTTATATATTATTGGTGCATGGGGTGGACCAAGAAGAATTTATGCTTCAGTTAAATTTTTCCTATACACATTTACAGGTTCTTTAGTTATGTTAGTGGGTATGTTGTTTATGGCGTATTTTTACAATCAAGTAACAGGTGTCTGGAGTTTTGCAATACTTGATTGGTATAGACTTGTCTTGCCAGAAACATTTCAACTTTGGCTTTTTGTTGCCTTTTTCTTTGGTTTTGCTATCAAAGTGCCTATGTTTCCATTTCATACGTGGTTACCATACGCTCATGGTCAGGCTCCAACTATTGGTTCGGTAATTCTAGCAGCGATTTTACTTAAAATGGGTACATACGCATTTATCCGTTTTTCATTGCCATTGTTCCCAGATGCATCTGTGTTCTTTATGTTCCCAATCGCTATACTTGCAATCATTATGATTGTTTATACTGCTATGGTTGCTTATGCACAAGAAGATATTAAACAAGTTGTAGCTTATTCTTCTGTTTCACACATGGGGGTTATTATTCTTGGTACTTTTGCACTGAATGTTGAAGGTATATCTGGTTCAATCTTTTTGATGATTGGTCACGGTATTGTATCAGGTGCACTCTTCTTGCTTGTTGGTGTGATTTATGATAGAAGACATACTAAGATGATGAGAGATTTTGGTGGTTTAGCTCATGTTATGCCTAGGTATGCAACTATCTTTGGTATTATGTTAATGGCTTCAGTTGGACTTCCTTTAACGATTAACTTTGTAGGTGAATTTTTAAGTCTTTTAGGTTTTTATCAACAATCACATATCTTAACTCTTCTAGCAGGAATTGCTATTATTGTTGGAGCTATTTATATGTTAGCAGCTTATAAAAAGATATTTTTTGGAGAAGTTAAAAATGAAAAAAATAAAAACTTACCTGATGTAAATAAAAGAGAGTTAATTGCTTTAATTCCTCTTGTTATCATTACTATTTGGTTAGGGATTTACCCTAAACCAGTTTTAGGACCTATTAGTAACTCAGTAGAGTCTATCGTTCAGCTTATGCACGATAAAGCTATAACAGATGAAGCTAAAAAGAGAATACCTAATATTGTATCAGAGATACAAATTACGAGAACTTCTACGAAGGAGGTACACTAA